Part of the Lotus japonicus ecotype B-129 chromosome 6, LjGifu_v1.2 genome, GTTTGACCACAAGCGCATCGAATATATCATTTAGAAATACAATCTTGGTTGCCGTCTGCGGGTGTTATGCAAAGGCCTAAGCAAATGTTCTCTTCTGTTTATGTAATTTGACATacacaaaaaaaatgtttaaaattaTCTGCtcattatttaataattttgtaCATAAAATATAAAGTTAATTATACTATGGTGAACTTACATAGTATAGTATTTCGAATTCTTAAAAGTTAACACAAATCTCAGTTACATAAAACTTATTGACTTTCAAGTAAGATtgtgaattttatttttcaatttacaTGTGTTTAAAATAGAACGTATAATATGAAAAACGTTATTTTTCTTACCTAaagatattataataatattatatagTATATTACTATAATacattattataaaatatatctATAATAAATTACAATATAATacattatataatataatatataatataatataatataatatattttagtataaaatataatataatatattatattatattatataaacaaatatattataatactatataatataatattctataacatattatattataatattatattatattacatTATTACATATTATATTATAAAGTGTTTTTCATATTATACATTCTATTTAAATATATCATCAACCGCTCACTCTCTCAACCTCAAACCTCTCTCAGTAGTAAATCTTAGGGATGTCGGATCTTGAGGCTTCGCTGCGCCCCAAGAGGAAGAAGGTTTGGGTGGACTATTTTGTCAAGTTTAGATGGATCCTAGTCATTTTTGTGGTCCTTCCAATCTCCTTCACCATTTATTTCCTCATATACCTTGGGGATATGAAATCTGAGTGGAAGTCATATAAGACGCGCCAGAAGAAGCATGATGAGAATGTCAAGAAGGTTGTCAAGCGTCTCAAACAGAGGAATCCGTCCAAGGATGGACTTGTCTGCACGGCTCGTAAGCCCTGGGTTGCGGTTGGGATGCGGAATGTGGACTATAAGAGGGCTCGCCATTTTGAAGTGGATCTATCTGCTTTCCGGAACATACTCGAGATCGACCAGGAACGGATGATTGCAAGGGTTGAGCCTCTTGTTAACATGGGGCAGATCACCAGGGTGACTGTGCCGATGAATCTTGCCCTCGCTGTGGTTGGTGACCTGGACGATCTTACTGTTGGTGGCCTCATTAACGGCTACGGGATCGCAGGAAACTCCCACTTGTATGGCATGTTTGCTGATACCGTTGTGGCCTTTGAAGTTGTTCTAGCAAATGGCAGCCTTGTTAGAGCCACCAAGGACAATGAGTACTCTGATCTATTCCATGCTATTCCTTGGTCTCAGGGAACACTTGGGTTTCTTGTTGCTGCTGAGATCAAGCTTATACCCATTAAGGAGTACATGAAGTTGACTTATCAACCTGTTGTTGGTAACCTGCAAGAGATTGCACGAGCATATACTGATTCTTTCTGTCCCAGAGATGGAGACCAGGATAATGAAGAGAAGGTTCCAAACTTTGTTGAAGGAATGGTTTATACACCAACAGAAGCTGTGATGATGACAGGGAGATATGCTTCAAAAGAAGAGGCCAAGAAGAAGGGGAATAAGATTAACAGTGTGGGGTGGTGGTTCAAACCCTGGTTCTATCAACATGCACAGTCAGCACTGAAGAAAGGATTGTTTGTAGAATACATTCCTACTAGAGAATATTATCACAGGCACACAAGGTGTTTGTATTGGGAGGGAAAGCTTATCCTTCCATTTGGTGATCAATTTTGGTTTAGGTTTTTATTTGGCTGGTTGATGCCGCCCAAGATTTCTCTGCTCAAGGCAACTCAAGGTGAAGCTATAAGAAACTATTACCATGACATGCATGTCATCCAGGACATGCTTGTTCCTTTGTATAAGGTGGGAGATGCGATGGAATGGGTTCACCGTGAGATGGAGGTATACCCCATTTGGCTATGCCCACACAAGATGTTCAAGTTGCCAGTCAAGACTATGATCTACCCAGAACCGAGCTTTGAACTGCATCGCAGGCAAGGAGACACACAAACTGCTCAAATGTACACAGATGTTGGAGTTTACTATGCACCAGGTCCAGTTTTAAGGGGTGAGGCATTCGATGGCGCCGAAGCAGTGCGTAGGATGGAGGACTGGTTGATTGAAAATCATGGTTTCCAACCACAGTACGCTGTGTCCGAGCTGTCCGTGAAAAACTTCTGGAAAATGTTTGATGCTTGTTTGTATGAGCATTGTAGGAGGAAGTACAGAGCTGTTGGAACCTTCATGAGTGTGTACTACAAATCTAAGAAAGGCAGGAAGACCGAGAAGGAGGTGCAGGAAGCGGAGCAAGCACACCTTGAAACTGCATATGCAGAAGTTGATCAACCAGTTGATTGATCTTGAATTTGGTTTGTCTGATGGTAGAATTTGTTGCATGTTGTTTTTGAATTTTATCATTTTGCATTTGAATTTTCGGATCTCTGGCTTAGTCCTTAGTTGCTGATTCTGTTTTGGATTCCCTAATGTCTTTCACGAGTTATGTGGACCTAACATGTTGATTTTTACTGGTTGAGACTGAAATTGCTTTGTCGAATCAAGAAAtttctctaaaaataaatatatcatcaacatgtaaattaaataataaaaattataatattactTCAAAGTTAATCCACGAGTTTTATGTATGTGAGATTTGAGCAATTTTTAAGAATTCACAatactatatttttattttttcataataCGTTGGTAGATACTATGGAAATTCACCATATTATAATTAACTTTCAATTTTACgtacaaaataattaaatcataTGAGCAGATAAttgtaaacattcttttttGTAGGTCAAGTATGAGAAGCAGAAGATTGTAACACTTGCTTAGGCCCTTGCGTAAACCCCACAGAATGAAAACAAGATTGTATTTCTGCAGGATATACTTGCAGCGCTTGTGGTCAAACTTTACCTATAATACCATGGTTACCACCACCATGTTGTTGTTTTAATTGTTAACTCAAAGAAGTTGATAGAACTGATTAATAAAAGTATTTGAATAAAGTTTTGGTTATAACTTATGATCGAGTTGATAAGATTTTTTATAATTGTTTATTTAAGGGTTAATTGTCGAATTGGTATGCCTTTGTAAGTTGGTTTAATTTATGTTCGTCGTTAAAAAAAGTtgaaggctaaaaagcatttttggcccctgatgtttcaagtttgtgcaaattctgcccctactttaTTTtcgtcgacgtttctacccctcatgttttcaaacagtgcaccgtctacccctccatcagtcaggctttctcaggagaggtccCTGAGTGGATTAGAGACATGAAaatgagtatatgaagttgatgatgataaaaaaaatgatataaattaaatttgcttgatgtatatatattttatgtatgtaactgaactggttaaatgcatgttttgctacttacaggtcttgagtttgaatcccCATGTCccatttttttccaatttcacttgtaatttccacgtggcaggtccaaaaaatatttaaaaaaaaatcaaataagctcattccgttagttttttaacgtttgactgacggaggggttgacggtgcactgtttgaaaacatgatgGGTAGAAACattgacaaaaataaaataggGGCAAAAtatgcacaaacttgaaacatcaagGGACAAAAATGATTTTTAACCAAAGTTTAATTATTGTCCCTATGTTTAAGCAAGTGTTGGAATGAATCCTCAATTGAGGATGGAGCTCTGACAATGTTGCTTGATTGGAGAACATAAATGACATGGCACAACACatgtaatttattaattaatttttaaattacatGTGTAtaattgttaattaaattaaaatgattagtgaaagataaaataaaaaaacatttaataaGCTAAACTCATGAGTGTTCTTCATCTTTGTGAATGCAGTTCACCTTCATGAGTGTTCTTCATCTCTTTCTCAGTCAAACCAAGCACACAAAGCCAAAATCTCAACACCTAAGATTTAACATTTTTCAAAACCTCATAATATTGACCTACACCCTTCTCATCTAGAAACTAAAACAAAGTAGACCCAAAAGAAATCATATCCACATATTTtcagtgaagaagaagaagaaaactcatattgaaaattgaagaagaagaaaacccaaaaaaaacctaagtttaatttttatacaaCCTCAAATGAGAAATTTGAAAACACATGCCAAaaatttaatctttttttttctctttctgacTACTTTCATTAACTTCTAttttgtatttgggtttagcaccccttgcgctaaaattgaataaaactcttttgcttataaaaaagtAGAACTTTTAAACATTTTTACTATTGATTAATTTTCTAATCTTGACTTCAACTTGTAATAATAAGAATTCAAGATTAGTCAACTGGATTATGTACACAAATATCAAtcatgaaaaataaaacaaaaaagaaagtaCATCCTAGAAAAAGAATATGATCACTGCAACCTTTTTGCCCGAAGGAGGCTAGCAAAGACCTTCAGGTGTGGTTATCTGCTAGGACTAGGAGAGTGGATGATTGTTTGATGCAAGGTTTGACTGTGAATGGTTCATACTCGGTTAAGTATGGGTATAACTTATTGATGGAAGCAAATTTGGTAAACCAGCCTTCTTCCTCAAATGTGTTGCAAAGTGACTGAATCTAAAGCTGGTCGAGAAGTACTGATCAAATATGTGGTTCAAACAATATCCTCTTATATTTTGAGTTGTTCATGCCATCCAACTCTATATGTTATTGAACTGAACAAATGATCAATAAAGTTCTATGGGCAGGCGATGTCACTTCCTGAAAGTTTCATTGGTAGAAATGGGAGAAGCTAAGATAAAACCTTATGTGTTATGGGAACCCCACACTAGGTCGATCGCCTCCGGGTACGGACGGTCACCCGATAGGACGACAACGGCTGGCCCTACAACCTTGGAGTTGACTTCGGCCAACCACCCTAGGGGACTAGGGGTAGGCACACATCACGAGGAACCCTGGACCTTGAGATCACTGTACCACCGTAGGAATAACAGAGGATCCAACGACTGGGAAAGATTAAGGTACAAGCCATGCATGACGTCACCGGACTAAACCCTAGCTCCAAGGCAAGTATATAAGGGGGGCTACCCCTCCTTGTAAAAGTAAGTTATCTATCCATATTTCACTACTCACTCACCCTTTTTCAACCTCTgactttggcattggagtcccttgcaggagccccttcCGGGATCGCCCAGCTGCAGCGCGTCACCGCACCTCTCCTTTCACCTACCCCTGTCTCCGGGAAGTTTGGGCGCTCCCCGATCATTATGGGGGCTGATTTTGCCTGGAGGAGGCTAGCCAAATCCTCCAGGTGTGGTTATCTACTAGGACTAAGGAGAGTGGATGATTGTTTGATGCAAGATTTGATTGTGGATGGTTCTCGGTTAAGTATTggtttatattaaataataaatatcttATGTGAAGCTCGTTTGGAGAACCTTGACGATAGTAGTGTGCACATGAAATTTTAGGCTttgaagaagaagttgaaggtTGTTTGAATTGAAACTGAAACATGTTTACCTGGGCAGTACAACCATTTGACTTGTGCAGAGGTTTTTTTTAACTCCCTCATTTTGTTTTTTCAGTTTTCTTCAAAGTTGAATGCTTTTTGGACATTTGAAACTTAACAAATAGAAGCCATCAAGTGTAGTGTCTCTAAGAAATTTGggtatgataatcctggataacttCGAAGAATCGTGTTTGTACACTTTTCGAGcaaagtatttcgaccctattcttgcctgggttcacgaaatccttgttgggatAATTCTTGAAGAACAATATGCTTATGACAATAGAGAACAGATCAGGAATGTAGAGAGAAATataggtttttatttttctgtatTTAAAATTGAGGCCAAATGACTCCTTATAAAGGAGTTTGTTTCAGAAACCGAAAAACGgttaataaaacaaaattactTTTCGAAAAATTTCGAACgtggctccgccccttggaaccccgcaatctaatcgcggtcaattatgcgttggctcaacaagcgtgcactccgcactaccctaactcgtttccgagcttaacgcataatcgcatcggcctgcaataaatcacattactactaaaatccatTGATGATACTTAAATCACCAACAGTGTTTGTGCATCGGAAAGTACTGCACTTGTGTGAGTCTTTCTCCCCAAACATTGTTTTACTTGACTATCATAACTAAGGCCTCGTTTGGAAGAGCACATAAACACTAGTGCAAATGTTTGGGAGAGTttagaagagcttatttgataaCATCAGGACTCTCAGAGGAGTTGGGAACTTTAAGAAAGTGCAGGAACAACCAAGTCGCACCTGTTTTAGTGCGTTAGAGAAGGAACTAAAACATCTGACTCAGGAACCATTAAGAGCAGCAGGAGATAAAATGTCACCTtcaacattaaaaaaatatgtactCCTAATGCTGACTGTCCTGCCAAATTATCGGAGAAGGTAAAGCCTGTGCTTTTACAATTTGCTTATCTTCCTAAATTGTCTGTTTAACTTTGTTTGCATTATGTTTGGGTGCACTTTTTGCTTGTTATGTTTGTACGCGTTTGGATACGAACCAAAAAGCACTTATTGGAGCCTGTTTACTGCATTTTTTAGTAGATAAGCCTCAATAAGcctgtatccaaacatgctcctcctctctttattttttatagacAATGATTTAGCGCCAAGGACTTCGTTCTTGGAAACAATGTTTGGGTGGTGGGGGTGGAGAACTGCCTGCTTCTAAAATAGGAAGGATGTTTGAGATGAAATTTAAGAGTAACATGCTATTGTAGTCTTGAGATAAACCATAATAGCATGCCTTTGTTATACTTGTATATTCATTTCTGaagatttttcattttctaatttaGATAAGAACGCCTTCCTTATTGTTTTATGAATCTTAATGTCCAGGACAAGAAAAGCCTGAAGAGGAAAGGAGGCTCAGTCCCCGCCTCTGAAACTCCCAAGCTGTTCTCTTCCAGCTTCAAGGTTCCAAAACTAAAGGCCACTTTAAGGGTAGATGACAGATGACAGCTTCTGTTAATTTTTAGCCTGCAGTTAAGAGATGGTTGCCTTGTATATGGTATTTGTATTATGCGCTTTTTATGTAAATTGTGTATTATGTATGAGCTTTCTTTTTGGTTCTTATGCGGAAATAGGTTTGAGATTCCCACTTTAGGTAAATTATTATGTATCAGCTAGCTAGGGACGAGCTTGATTGGTAATtcttttaacaaaaataatgGATAGGTTTCTTATTATCATTCTAATGAAGTGAAGCTTGATTTGATGAAGCTGATTTATACTTCTCTCCTGAATGTAGACGAGCATTTTACCAATTTTCCACGAGCCCTCTctggctctctctctctctcacatcaATAAATAATCTTAAACATTTGATTGTCAATTctttagaaataaaattaaCTTTTGAACATTCTCTAGATTGTCATGTTTATTTGCACCCCAACCCAAAATCTCAACACCCAAGATTTAACATGTTTTCAAAAACTCAGAATATTTACCTACACCCTTCTCATCTAGAAACTAAAACAAAGCACCCAAAAGAAATCATATCCACATCTTTTcaatgaagaggaagaaaactcatattgaagattgaagaataAGAAAACTCAGAGTAAAACCTAAATGTAATTTTTGTACAGCCTCAAATGAGAAATCAGAAAACTCATGCCAGAGCAAAGAGTTTAGCttattaaatgttttttttt contains:
- the LOC130723637 gene encoding delta(24)-sterol reductase-like → MSDLEASLRPKRKKVWVDYFVKFRWILVIFVVLPISFTIYFLIYLGDMKSEWKSYKTRQKKHDENVKKVVKRLKQRNPSKDGLVCTARKPWVAVGMRNVDYKRARHFEVDLSAFRNILEIDQERMIARVEPLVNMGQITRVTVPMNLALAVVGDLDDLTVGGLINGYGIAGNSHLYGMFADTVVAFEVVLANGSLVRATKDNEYSDLFHAIPWSQGTLGFLVAAEIKLIPIKEYMKLTYQPVVGNLQEIARAYTDSFCPRDGDQDNEEKVPNFVEGMVYTPTEAVMMTGRYASKEEAKKKGNKINSVGWWFKPWFYQHAQSALKKGLFVEYIPTREYYHRHTRCLYWEGKLILPFGDQFWFRFLFGWLMPPKISLLKATQGEAIRNYYHDMHVIQDMLVPLYKVGDAMEWVHREMEVYPIWLCPHKMFKLPVKTMIYPEPSFELHRRQGDTQTAQMYTDVGVYYAPGPVLRGEAFDGAEAVRRMEDWLIENHGFQPQYAVSELSVKNFWKMFDACLYEHCRRKYRAVGTFMSVYYKSKKGRKTEKEVQEAEQAHLETAYAEVDQPVD